The Gammaproteobacteria bacterium genome includes a window with the following:
- a CDS encoding FAD-dependent oxidoreductase has translation MDVYEVRLVRREVVAEGTMAFYFSKPPGYPHRAGQSVQVALIDPPQTDDAGDTREFTIASAPHEAELMIAMRMRDTAFKRVLKEAPVGTPVRISEPDGEVVLHEDTSRPAVFLAGGIGITPFLSIVRHAAHESLQHPIYLFYSNWKPDVTAFLPELQGMQQSNPNYHLIATMTEAEKSTQPWSGERGLIRPELLARHLTDLTQPIYYLAGPPTMTLAMLEMLEDLGIDDEAIKSAEFGGY, from the coding sequence TTGGACGTATATGAAGTACGCCTGGTACGGCGTGAGGTCGTGGCAGAAGGCACCATGGCGTTTTATTTTTCCAAACCCCCCGGCTACCCGCATCGGGCGGGGCAGTCGGTGCAGGTGGCGCTGATCGATCCACCGCAGACCGACGATGCGGGGGACACCCGCGAGTTCACGATCGCGAGCGCACCCCATGAAGCCGAGCTGATGATCGCCATGCGCATGCGCGACACGGCGTTCAAACGCGTCCTGAAGGAGGCACCGGTGGGAACTCCGGTCAGGATAAGCGAACCCGACGGTGAGGTGGTGTTACATGAGGATACCTCGCGTCCAGCCGTGTTTCTGGCCGGCGGTATCGGCATCACACCCTTCCTGTCGATCGTACGGCATGCCGCGCACGAGTCGCTGCAGCACCCGATTTATCTCTTTTATTCCAACTGGAAGCCCGACGTCACGGCATTCCTGCCCGAGTTGCAGGGCATGCAGCAATCAAACCCGAACTATCATTTGATCGCGACCATGACCGAAGCTGAGAAGTCGACACAACCCTGGTCGGGTGAGCGGGGCCTCATCCGACCCGAACTGCTGGCACGGCATCTCACCGACCTTACCCAGCCGATCTATTACCTTGCCGGTCCACCGACCATGACGCTCGCGATGCTGGAGATGCTGGAGGACCTCGGCATCGACGATGAGGCCATAAAGTCCGCGGAGTTTGGTGGCTACTGA